The Gossypium hirsutum isolate 1008001.06 chromosome D02, Gossypium_hirsutum_v2.1, whole genome shotgun sequence region aagttgtagtgggacGGATTGAAGTTATCGTggcgagtcttatctccttgaagttgcagtggagcagattaaagttataaatcttatctctctgaagttgcagtagagtagattaaacctacaaatcttatcttcctgaagttgcaatggagcaaattaaagccacaaatcttatctccctaaagttgtagtggagcagattcaAGATAGTAAATCTTATCTCTCAGAatttgcagtagagcagattaaagctacaaattttatctccctgagttgcagtgaagcagattgaagatagcaaatcttatctttctgaagttgtagtagagcagattaaagctataaattttatctccctgaagttgtagtggagcagattgaagatagcaaatcttatcactctgaagttgtagtagagcagattaaagctacaaatcttatctctttgaagttgcagtggagcagattaaagctacaaatcttatctccctgaaattgcagtggagtagattgaagatacaaatcttatttccttgaagatgtagtggagtagattgaaattACAATTCCtatatccctgaagttgtagtgggttaGACTGAGGCcaattgaaaaagagaaacacCAAATAGGTCGAGACTTGGCAAGACCAAGCAAAATTGACCCGCTTTAAAATCTTTGCTCCATTCCTGTTACACgtcaacgagcaaagaggggcagctgtaatgggccaatttagcccgagacaataaatatatatataaccaaaataattataatagtcCAAGtccattacaaaaaaaaatcagatcCAAAAATTACATGTGGCCCAAATAGCCCAAAATAAAAACCTAGTAGCCCAACGGACCCAAAACCTAAACAGAAACAGAAACCTTAGTGCCGCACCCTAGCCTGCGCCGCCGCCGCCCCTAGCTTCTGCCACCAACTGCTCCGTCGACTAACCCTGCAAAAATTAGCAAAAAACACGCAAGAAGTAGTACAAAACAATAGAAAAAAACAATATGTAAATTGGTTATAAAGCCACAACGATTAGTGTAACTTTTAGGGGGGACACAAGAGAAATCAAAAACAGATAAATTtcaaaaggtgatttttttaaaatttttgaacctattagtacatgtatatatataaaaaaaagcgaacagaaaaagaaaaaaaattgaagattttTTACCCTTTAGGTTTGTAATCTTCAGATCAGGGCTTTAGAAGCCAAAAGGTCAAAAAAAGACACTTTTtatttttcggccaccgtggaCGGCGGAGCCGTCGTGGCGGAGCTCGGCGGCTCCCTTGGCCAGACATGGGGCCAAgtactttttatatttaaaaagtaatatttaaaatttatactttaaaaatatttaaaatttatatttcatatattaaaatattaacaagttataataatttttttatattcttactaaaatataataatattaactaatttgaacattatttaaatgcatatttgttacttaatataacatgtctaaaatgaacattttatttctcaaaagtattttttgacaGCAACGCTAAACACTCAAATcttaaattaaactttttaaaaatacttctcaaaaatatttttcctcAACACTTTTTGAAAGcgcttttaaaaaatattgctAAATCAGCCCTTAATAAACATTAACTATTTAACTCGTACCCGCTTTACCAAAAAACCAATCAACTAgtattttgtttctctttttctctctctctcttcaaaCATGCACCACTTGAGATTCCTAGTTCCTCCCATGCATGAGTGGCCATACTGTCGCTTGGCCAGTGTTGCTTACCCCCTTTTCGTCTCCTTTGTCATTTCCCCCCTTTTTCATGGTGGCTCTTCTCTATCCAAGCTTTGCTGCCCTTTTTTGTTTAGATGGATTTGTTTGGTTCTTGTCACCTCTCTGGTCTGGTCGTTGACTTTGGTGAGGGAAAGCGGGAGCTTCCATGATTCCCCTTCCCTGATTTCCCTGACCCATTCTCTTTGGCTATTCGTATGGTTGTTCAATGTTTCTTGGCCAATTGGCCTCCACTATCGCCATTCCGTCACCGTATATGACTAGTTGGATTTTTTGGGGAGCCCATTCCCTCGGACTAGCTGGAGAAACAGTCGACATATGTTGTGTAGGCTTTTATTAAGACTATTTTATGTTTCTTCCTTTATTGTTGTTATGATGTATCGATTAAGGAAAGCTTGATCGAGCGGGATTGTATTAGATATAGACCAAGAATCACTACGTGGCCATGGGGTCGGTTGGCTCGAGCGATAATCAGCTCTGCCTATAGGTTGGATTCCCCCTTCACTCGTTTCTTGGCATCACGATGTTGGCTATTGACTTCGATCTTGTTTCCGCTTACTTTGTCAATGTGGATTTGGTGGTTTTTCTTGATGGTGCTTGTGGCGTACCTCGATTGCGACTTCTTTTTATAATCCGCTTGATGGAGTTACCCGATTCAACTTTGTTTTCAAGGGTTCAACCTCTGAGCTTTTTCTTTAGGGGTGAGCCTATGGGCTCTTTGATTTTAGGTAAGACTTGTACTATGGTCAATGAACTTTTGTAACCTTCTTTGTATGAAGCTTGACCAAGATGGCAAAGATGAAGTCTTTAAATGTTGAGCATCCAAATTCAACCCCTAAAATCCATTCGGTAAAAGTATTATCTAGAACTTTATACTAGGAGGtggattgtattttatttttactcaaAAGAGGGCAAAAAAGagcaaattaattattatatgttaaataaaaaagtaaattgatccttttattttaaaaattatgtatgtCAATAAGAGGTACATGCACGTTATTTGTCACTATTTAATTATTCTGTTagtcatattaatttttaataatagaaattaataaaaattttaataaaaaatatcaatttactctttaatttaatgtacacGAACTAATTTACTCTTTTTAAATAAAGGAAACAAAATGCTAACGGAGACCTTAatcatatttttaatcatttaaattaattaaatacttataatgattaattctaatataaaaattttttattaaaaaaaatttacggttgtgataaaatcaagttatgtttaaatattggttaaaatatgtcacaacttcctatactttttaaaaattaaaatttaatccctatacttttattttcaaaaatttaatctatttcttATGTTAACACGACATTTGCTGATTATCAAAATGtcataccaacaaatttaacaatgttaacaatggaacataaatttaaaatttgaaatctaaaagATAGAGGGTTAAACTCTTGAAAATAGAAGTATAAGAactatatttcaaatttttgaaaagtatagggacttatggTAGATTTTAACCTTAaacgttttctttttgtttatgtATATCTTGTTCAAAAAACTTGTGGAAtcaagttaaaaagaaaaacaaaaagaacttCTGGAATCGAGATTGAGAAGTGAACAAAACAAACCATGGACGCTCatatatctatacatatatacacatattataTCTATCTATTTATCTGCACACAGAAAAATATAACTATCTATTTATAATACTACgtagtaaaaggaaaaaaaaaaaaaaaagagagtcttTTCAGCCTTCAATCCAGGAATAGTAAACAAAACGATAGAGGATTAacattttcattgcaaaattagCCTCAAACTAAAACTGCGAATTAGTACAAAACAAAAGATAAGAAAAACCCTTGTTTTTGTGTTCTTGGCAGCTCTTTCTCAACAAGCATGGTTTCTACCAGCTTTACCGTGGCGGTGAGCTGAGGAAGATGAAGCAGAAGAAGGAGGAGGTTTCATGGCTGCCAAAGAACAGTTTGCTTTCTTTAAAATCTCTTCTTCGTCCATTAAAATTTGCCTGCACCTACACTCCACGCTGCAAAAACCCCTATCTCCtctaccaaaaaaataaaaaaaaataaaaacacccaaATCAGTCATATGGGAAATCCAATCAAAATAGAAAACAGAAAAGCTTACTTGTACATATAGATGTCTTTGGCAGGTAAGAGTTTTTGTTTGCAAAGAAAGCATTGTTCGAGAAAAGCAGGAGCTACGTAATTTAACTCAGATTGTACAAAAGAAActttgctgctgctgctgctggtgTTGATTAACATGCTTGTTTTGCTAATAACTTGTGGGCTTTTTTtactaattatattaatatttctaCCACTCTTTTGATTCTCTAAAATTACACTTAATCCTACCATAtttcattctctctttttttttt contains the following coding sequences:
- the LOC107911290 gene encoding FCS-Like Zinc finger 15, whose translation is MVGLSVILENQKSGRNINIISKKSPQVISKTSMLINTSSSSSKVSFVQSELNYVAPAFLEQCFLCKQKLLPAKDIYMYKGDRGFCSVECRCRQILMDEEEILKKANCSLAAMKPPPSSASSSSAHRHGKAGRNHAC